The DNA region CCTACGGCCTTCGACAGAAGCTTCCGCACGTCCGCGAGCCACGGATGAGCCTCGTCGTCGTTGGCGCCCATCCCGCCGCCAAGGCATACGACGCCGGCGTATCCGCCTAGATCGGCGGGGAGATCCTGTTCGGGCAGCAACCGGATGTCGAGCTCGGCGCCTGCCTCGGTGAGCCAGTCGCCGAGAGGGCCGATCGGGTCTGATTCATCTGGCTGGATGACGAGCAACTTGGGAGCGGTCACGTCCCCAGCCTACGACCGCACCGAGAGCAAGGGACCTTTGCTACCGCCCCCGTGGTAGCAAAGGTCCCTTGCTCCTCAAGCGTCAGCAGGCACAGCGCGGGGTGGATGCGGAAGTGCGCGCGGGCACCAGCGCGTCTCGCTCAACGGGATAGCCGGCCGCTTGCCAGGCCGCGATGCCACCGGACAAGCGTTTGACCTTGAAGCCGAGCTCCGCGAGTTTCAAAGCGCCCTTGGTCGCGGCGTTGCAGTGGATGCTCTCGCAGTAGCAGATGTAAACGAGTTCACGGTCCAGCCCACTGACCGACTCTGCTGTCAGCTCCCGGTAGGGGAGATTGATCGCGCCGGGGATGCGGGCGGAGGCGAAGGCCTCGGGAGCTCTGGTCTCGACGACCACGTACCCCTGCTGGAAGTCAGCGGCGAGATCTCGGACCAGGTCGTCCGGGTCGACCTCGAGGGCGAGTTCGGCACGCAGGTGCGCGGCCGCGGTCGCGCTGTCCAGAGCCGGGAAAGTCAGTACGCGGGGTTCGGTCGTCATGACTCAATCCTCGTGGCCAGTGATCATCCGCAACATCGGAGAATCCAGGTCTTGGCGCCGGCTAGCCTGGAGATTCCTGGCGGGCATGACGATCGACCTGGAGTTCTGTGAACCTCGATGATCTTGACTGGCAGCTACTCGAGCTGCTCCAGTCCGACGGCCGGTTGACCTACTCGGAGCTCGGCCGGCGGGTGTCGCTGTCCGCGCCCGCGGTAACCGAGCGGGTTCGCCGGCTCGAGGAGAAAGGGATCATCACCGGGTACTCGGCAAGTGTCGATCTGACGAAGCTCGGGCTTCCGATAGAAGCGATTGTCCGGGCGAAGGTGCGCAGCCTGGACACGACGCGCTTCCGCGAAACCATCCTCGCGCTCCCCCAGGTGCTCGACGCTGACCACGTCACGGGCGACGAGTGCTGGTTGGTGCGAGTTGCCTGCCGGAACACTGCGGAACTGGAGGAACTCGTAGAGCGGATGCAGCGCTACGGCGAGACGACCACTTCGCTGGTCTTCTCGTCACCTGTCCGCCGGCGCTCGATCGGCCGAGAAAGCTGCTGAACGACCCCGCGGGGAGCAAGGGACCTTTGCTACCACTCGACGAAGGACGGGTATGAAAAAAGGTCTGGGACCTGGGAGAACTCTCGGTTCTCGACCAGGTCCCAGACCTTCTTTTCAATGTTAGTCCGGCGGTGTCCTACTCTCCCACAACCCTTCGGTTGCAGTACCATCGGCGCTGTCAGGCTTAGCTTCCGGGTTCGGAATGGGACCGGGCGTTTCCCTGACGCTATAACCACCGAAACACTATGAAACAACACTCCCACCGATCTTGCTGGTGGTTGTGTGGTGTTTCAGAGCTGTAGAGTGGATGCGTAACATCTTTGTGGGCAAGTCCTCGGCCTATTAGTACCAGTCAACTCGACAACACATTACTGTGCTTCCATTTCTGGCCTATCAACCCAATGGTCTGTTGGGGGCCTTAACCCACATGGGGTGGGATACCTCATCTTGGAACAGGCTTCCCGCTTAGATGCCTTCAGCGGTTATCCCTTCCGAACGTGGCCAACCAGCCATGCCACTGGCGTGACAACTGGCATACCAGAGGTTCGTCCGTCCCGGTCCTCTCGTACTAGGGACAGCCTTCCTCAAGTATCCTACGCGCGCGGCGGATAGGGACCGAACTGTCTCACGACGTTCTAAACCCAGCTCGCGTGCCGCTTTAATGGGCGAACAGCCCAACCCTTGGGACCTACTCCGGCCCCAGGATGCGACGAGCCGACATCGAGGTGCCAAACCATGCCGTCGATATGGACTCTTGGGCAAGATCAGCCTGTTATCCCCGGGGTACCTTTTATCCGTTGAGCGACACCCCTTCCACCAGGTGGTGCCGGATCACTAGTCCCGACTTTCGTCCCTGCTCGACATGTCTGTCTCACAGTCAAGCTCCCTTGTGCACTTGCACTCAACACCTGATTGCCAACCAGGCTGAGGGAACCTTTGGGCGCCTCCGTTACTCTTTAGGAGGCAACCGCCCCAGTTAAACTACCCATCAGGCACTGTCCCTGAACCAGATCATGGTCCGAGGTTCAGATTCCCAATCCGACCAGAGTGGTATTTCAACAACGACTCCACCAACACTAGCGTGCCAGCTTCACAGTCTCCCACCTATCCTACACAAGCCGAACCGAAAACCAATACCAAACTATAGTAAAGGTCCCGGGGTCTTTCCGTCCTGCCGCGCGTAACGAGCATCTTTACTCGTAGTGCAATTTCGCCGGGCCTGTGGTTGAGACAGCCGGAAAGTCGTTACGCCATTCGTGCAGGTCGGAACTTACCCGACAAGGAATTTCGCTACCTTAGGATGGTTATAGTTACCACCGCCGTTTACTGGCGCTTAAATTCTCAGCTTCACCCCGAAGGGTTAACCGGTCCTCTTAACGTTCCAGCACCGGGCAGGCGTCAGTCCATATACATCGTCTTGCGACTTCGCATGGACCTGTGTTTTTAGTAAACAGTCGCTTTCCGCTGGTCTCTGCGGCCACCCACCCCTAGTCCGCAAGGGACTTCAGAGTGTTTGGCCCCCCTTCTCCCGAAGTTACGGGGG from Amycolatopsis sp. EV170708-02-1 includes:
- a CDS encoding Lrp/AsnC family transcriptional regulator, whose translation is MNLDDLDWQLLELLQSDGRLTYSELGRRVSLSAPAVTERVRRLEEKGIITGYSASVDLTKLGLPIEAIVRAKVRSLDTTRFRETILALPQVLDADHVTGDECWLVRVACRNTAELEELVERMQRYGETTTSLVFSSPVRRRSIGRESC
- a CDS encoding rhodanese-like domain-containing protein, encoding MTTEPRVLTFPALDSATAAAHLRAELALEVDPDDLVRDLAADFQQGYVVVETRAPEAFASARIPGAINLPYRELTAESVSGLDRELVYICYCESIHCNAATKGALKLAELGFKVKRLSGGIAAWQAAGYPVERDALVPARTSASTPRCAC